The following DNA comes from Fusarium fujikuroi IMI 58289 draft genome, chromosome FFUJ_chr03.
GGACATCGATGAACCGGCTACCAACGGAGCTAGCAAACGTAAATCGCGTACCTCTATCAGCAAGGTCAACTACAAGGACGATGAGTCGAGTGATGATGCTGCCCCTCTGGTTCGTATTCATGACACAGGAAAACCCTTCCTGCGGGGCCAGGTATGCTGACGATAGAATTGCAGGCCAAGCGGCAAAAGAAGCAAGCCAATAGAGTTCCCCAATCCGACTCCGACGATGAACCCATTGCAAGAGCCCGAGGAAAGAAACTCCCCCCTTCCTACGACGAGACTGCCTTGCCCGAGTCCTCtggagatgacgacgagCCCCTTAGTGTGAAGCTCGCGCAAAAGAAGCGCGACATGGAGaaggaagctgagaagcaagCCAAAGTCATAAGAGCCAAAGAAAGAGCCAAGAAGCCTGCGGCAAAGAAcgctgtcaaggatgagtcCGATGACGATGTCCCACTTGCAAAATCCTCAGCGAGTAAGCGTCGATCTAACGGAACTGCTGCGAAGCGAAAGTCGAATGGTGTCAAGAAAGAGGAGTCAGATTCGGATGCACCCATctccaagaaggccaaggctaaACCGACCTCatctgccaagaaggccgtcAAGGCAGAATCCAAGAAGGCCAGTGAGAgtgaggacgaagatgagtATGCTTGGTGGAACGCACcaaagaaggaaaatgatgatatcaagtgGACAACTCTTGAGCACAATGGCGTTCTTTTCCCGCCTGACTACGAGCCTTTGCCCAAGCACGTCAAGATGCTCTACGATGGACAATCAGTTACTCTTGCTcccgaggttgaagaggttgcCACCTTTTGGGTTGCCATGATGACTCCTGCATCCTCCCATCACCTAGAGAACCCTGTTTTCCGCAAAAACTTCTTCGAAGATTTTAAAGAATACTGCGACAAGTACGGTGTTAGAGATGCACAGGGAAAGAAGGTCGCCGTCAAATCGCTCGAAAAATGTAACTTCGATAAGATTTACGCATATTGGAGCGAGAAGGTGGAGCAAAACAAGTCCAAAAAcatgaccaaggaggagagggaggctgcgaaggcgaagaaggatGCCCTTGAAGCCCCCTTCACTCACTGTTTATGGGATGGTAGAAAGCAGAAGGTTGGCAACTTCAGAGTCGAGCCTCCCAGCTTGTTCCGTGGACGTGGTGAACATCCCAAAACCGGCAAAGTCAAGCAGCGTGTCCAACCCGAAcaaatcaccatcaacatcggCAAGGGTGCCAAGGTCCCCGAACCTCCCAAGGGACACAAGTGGAAGGCCGTGCAGCACGACCAAAAGGCAACCTGGTTAGCCATGTGGCAGGAAAACATCAACCAAAACTACAAGTACGTCATGCTTGGAGCTGATAGCGATATCAAAGGCCAGAGTGACTTCAAGAAGTTTGAGAAGGCACGGGAACTCAAAAAGCACATCGACAGGATTCGCAAGGACTACACCAAGGAGCTTAAGAGTGAAATAATGGCAGATCGTCAACGAGCCACTGCCATGTATCTGATCGACAAAATGGCACTTCGAGCTGGTAACGAGAAAGACACAGAAAACGAGGCCGACACTGTGGGTTGCTGCTCTCTCAAGTACGAGCATATCACACTTGAACCTCCAAACAAGGTTACATTCGATTTCCTCGGAAAGGACAGTATTCCGTACAGGGAAACTGCCATTGTTGAGCCTCAGGTCTTCAAGAACCTGAAGCTTTTCAAGAAGGCACCCAAGACTACAGGAGATGATCTCTTCGACCGCCTCAACGTCagttccttttctttccttttttcccttttcgTTGTATAAGAATTTAGATGCTGACAGAATTACAGACGGCTCAGCTGAATAGGCATTTGACCGGCTACATGAAAGGTCTGACCGCCAAGGTTTTCCGTACCTACAACGCTTCCTGGACAATGTCAGAACTGCTCAGGAAGCTCGCTTCGGATCCTCGCTCCCGCGGCACAGTTGCTGAAAAAGTAAAGCTGTACAACGACTGCAACCGCGAGGTTGCCGTTCTGTGCAACCATAAGCGAACCGTTGGTGCTGGGCACGAGCAGCAAATGGCCAAGCTTGGTGACAGGGTAAGTCTGACTTGTGTATAGGTCGACCACGCCAGATACTGATTCTTTTCTAGATTAAAGGCCTCCGCTACCAGCAATGGCGTAcaaagatgatgattctCGATATTGAATCTAGttacaagaagaagaagggtgccGCCTGGTTCGAGAGGGATGAAGAATTAAATGACGAGTGGGTCAAGGAACACCAGCAATTCTTACTTGAGGAGCAGCGTACAAAGATCACCAAGAAATTTGAGAAGGACAACGAAAAGCGCAAGGCGGACAAGGAGAAGCCTCTTCCCGAGAAGGAGCTGAAAGAACGTCTTCAGGCTGTTAAGGAGATGgaagccaagttcaagaaggagaacaagaccaagaaggttgaggctgaaggcAGAGGCGTTACTGTCGACAAGCTTCTAAAGGCTGTGGACAAGTTTGATGAACGCATCAAGACGCTAGAGCTTCAGGCCCAGGATCGTGATGGCAACAAGGAGGTAGCCCTCGGCACCTCAAAGATCGTGAGTACCACCGAAAACATGTTGAAATTCGTTGGCTGACTTATTATTCGTAGAACTACATTGATCCTCGCCTTACAGtggtcttctccaagaagtTCGACGTTCCTATCGAAAAGTTCTTTTCCAAGACTCTTCGTGACAAGTTCCGATGGGCCATCAAgtctgttgaggatgaggatgactggACCTTCTAAATTCTCCGTGAGGGTGTTGGcgtataaaaagaaaagtgcAGGAGGTTCTTGGTTCTATTGCTTTTATACTAATTTGCttgcctttttttttcttggAAGTTTTGTAAGAATACTCGGATATTGCTTTCGGCATGAGCCAGGGCGAGGATAAGGAGACAAGAGGAGAAAGGCCACCGAGCGAAGCGCGAGCTCGCGATGTTCTTTTTGGGTGCAGGGTGAACAGCTGTAGAAGGCAGAAGGCATACAACGAAACTCGCAGGCGTTGAGATGGGTTTCTCGGAGCTTATGAGGGGGTTGTTGGCGGCAGAGATTTTAGTATCATAGAAATCATACCTATAGAACAAGCACTTTGCATGCTATTGGAGTTTGGTGGCCTCTGGGAAGGGGTTGACTCCATCCATGGCTCTGCTGAGGCTCAAGCATGGACGAGAGGGGCACGATTCTGATACTAGTGCTATCTTTTTCAAACATTTGTATGACCAGAA
Coding sequences within:
- a CDS encoding probable TOP1-DNA topoisomerase I, with the translated sequence MSYSSDDDRPLARANGHRLSSSKISRAEDDALDQPVSKQAAKMAGLSVRNGPLEDAMDIDEPATNGASKRKSRTSISKVNYKDDESSDDAAPLAKRQKKQANRVPQSDSDDEPIARARGKKLPPSYDETALPESSGDDDEPLSVKLAQKKRDMEKEAEKQAKVIRAKERAKKPAAKNAVKDESDDDVPLAKSSASKRRSNGTAAKRKSNGVKKEESDSDAPISKKAKAKPTSSAKKAVKAESKKASESEDEDEYAWWNAPKKENDDIKWTTLEHNGVLFPPDYEPLPKHVKMLYDGQSVTLAPEVEEVATFWVAMMTPASSHHLENPVFRKNFFEDFKEYCDKYGVRDAQGKKVAVKSLEKCNFDKIYAYWSEKVEQNKSKNMTKEEREAAKAKKDALEAPFTHCLWDGRKQKVGNFRVEPPSLFRGRGEHPKTGKVKQRVQPEQITINIGKGAKVPEPPKGHKWKAVQHDQKATWLAMWQENINQNYKYVMLGADSDIKGQSDFKKFEKARELKKHIDRIRKDYTKELKSEIMADRQRATAMYLIDKMALRAGNEKDTENEADTVGCCSLKYEHITLEPPNKVTFDFLGKDSIPYRETAIVEPQVFKNLKLFKKAPKTTGDDLFDRLNTAQLNRHLTGYMKGLTAKVFRTYNASWTMSELLRKLASDPRSRGTVAEKVKLYNDCNREVAVLCNHKRTVGAGHEQQMAKLGDRIKGLRYQQWRTKMMILDIESSYKKKKGAAWFERDEELNDEWVKEHQQFLLEEQRTKITKKFEKDNEKRKADKEKPLPEKELKERLQAVKEMEAKFKKENKTKKVEAEGRGVTVDKLLKAVDKFDERIKTLELQAQDRDGNKEVALGTSKINYIDPRLTVVFSKKFDVPIEKFFSKTLRDKFRWAIKSVEDEDDWTF